The window GGCGGCTGGGGTAAACCGCAGCGCCAGGATAGTTTATGCCGAAATTAATATATCCGTAAAATATACAATAATCTTACGATAAGACAAGATTTTCTCATCTGATCGATATACTGAACTTATACTACCGGGCATGTGCAACGGAAACACCACTCTGCGCCGATGGCGCGATATTTCTTGACAGCTCCGGCGTAAAAGCGCTACAATGGGAGACCCGGTTGTGCATAACTTAATATCTTACAACTGATTGCCCAATGGAGCCCTCTTGGCGGGAGTGGCTGACAGCCCTGGCGGCGGTTCAAATTTCCGGCGCAGCATCCTGGACGTGCGGGCGGCTTTCCACGACTGGTTCACCGGCCTCGTGCTGGAGGGCCGGGTCACGGACAAAGCTCGTCTGGAGCAGGACAAGCTCAAGATCACGGCCCGTCTGGTCAACCTGGTCGTGGCCGGGGGGATGCTGCTGTTCCGCGATGAGGATTCGGTGCACGGCGACAGTCCGCCCGCCGACCCGGACGCTGTGGACGAGGCCACCTTTTTCCGGCTGCTGCGCGGCACGATTGTCACCATGCTTAACGAGCTGAATGCTCCGGATGTCAACATCCTGAAAGTCAGCCTCTCCGAGCGGTTCCGCCAGCGTCTTCTGGAGGTGTTCTCGGCCGGGCGGGAGCGCGAGGGGCGCTTCCCGGTGAAAATCGTCCAGGACAACCATCCCGGACAGGGCGTGTATGTGGGGATCAACCTGCGCGACACCCGCAGCCTGGGCCAGGACATCAGCCGCATCGAGCGCGACCCCGACCTATGCGCCGAGATCGCCTCGCGCGCCCGCCCGGTCCGCCACACCGACCACGACCTGCACCGGATGTTTTCGCTCACTGAAAAAGCGTGATCAGTCCCGCTCCGCCCGTCAGGCTATTCCTTTGTCGTCACCTTGCTGATCGAGTGGAACACCCCCGCCTCGTAGCCGCGCAGGCGGGCGATGTTGTCCAGCAGGTGCGCCTGCACCATAGCCAGGGCGAGCGGGAACAAGTGCTCTTCTCCATGATACGGCACGCGCAGCTCGAACAGGTTGGGGCCGGCGGGCGTACTTTCGCAGTCGGTGAGCAGCAACACCCGGCTGCCCTTGGCGGCCAGCTCGGCGGCCAGACCCAGGCACAGGCTTTCGGTCCGTCCCCGCGCGGCCATCACAATGGCCTGGTGGCCCGGCCCGGCCACCTCGAACGGCCCGTGACGGAACGCCCCGGCGGCAAAGGCCGCGGCCTTGCAGCGCGCCCCCTCCATCAGGGTGAGCCCCAGCTGGCGCGCCGCGGCCAGGGACGGCCCCCGGGCGATCACGTGCAGGCAGTCGGCCGGCTGGATGAATTCCGCCGCCGCGCTCACCCGGCCCGGGTCGAGGCCCGGCTCCAGGCTGTCAGCCACCGTGTGCAGGCGCCCGGTCGCCCCGCCCGCCATCAGGTACAGAAGCCCCAGGGTGTTGAGGTAGGTCTGGTTGGTGATCGAGCGCTCGGGGTCGGCCAGCAGCGGCAGGCAGAGCCCGGCCGCGCGGGCCATGCTGCTGGTCTCGGAGTTGGTAAGCACCACCGTGCGCTCCCTGGGCAGGGCCAGGGTGACCTGCTTTGTCTCCACGGACTCGCCGCTCTGGGACAGCAGAACGAACAGTCCCTGCCTGGGGAAAGATTCGAGCTGGTAGTGCAGGAATTCCCCGGCGTCCAGGATCAGCGGGTGAGGCCCGGCCGCGGCCAGACGGTCGTGGACGAGCCAGGCGGCGTGCTCGCTGGTCCCCATGCCGATAAATGTCAGCTCCCGGCTGGAGCCGGCCAGGCCGTGCCAGGCCGCCAGACGCGCGGCGCCCACGGAACTGTAGAAATCGGCCAGGCGCCGCAGCGCCCGCGGCTGGGCGTTGACCTCATCGATGAAAACAGTCATGCGCTTCAGGTCTCCGGGACAGGTTGGTTGTTGGAGGTTGAATCGAGATCTAAAACTTTCGCGCGGGGCCGCTTTCGTCGGCTGCACCAGCCGGTCAGGTTGTAATAACCCACCGCTATCGGGATGAAGAAGATCGGAGTGAGCACATCGCGCTGGCGCAGCGCCGCGCCCTCGTTGCCGGTGAACAGCGCCATCGCCGAGGTGAAGATGGCCAGGAACAGAAGAAGGATGCCGGATTCACGTTTCCGGTAGCGCAACAGCCAGAGCGCTCCCGGCACGAAACAGAAAACCAGCAGGGCCAGCCAGAGGATTATCTGTGGAGCTATGACTATCTTGGACAGGTTGAGGTTGCGGGTCAGAATGGGGCTGGCCAGATAATAATAGATGGATTTTACATAAGTCTGGACCGTCTCCACGGCGGTCATCGGCCCGCCATCGCCGCCCTGGCCTAAATAGCTGAGGCGGTACGGGATCGCCACGTAATACGATCCCCCGGTGGAGATGAAGCCGTTCTGGTAGCCAATTATGCTCGCCTGTACCTGCCGGATGAGCTGCTCGATGCGCGACGGGCCAAGCTTGACCGCCAGGGCCATGCCCCCCGCTGCCAGAATGGAAACTCCCGGCCAGACCCGCCGCGGGATGAACAGCACACAGCCCAGCCCGACTGTACCCAGGGCCAGAAGGTGGGTCTGGGGTCGCATCTGACCCAGGGGCAGGCAGAGAGCCACTATAGGCAGAAGGCGCCACCAGTGGCGGCGGGCGATCATTTCCACGAAAAGGTAGAGGATGAAAGTCAGGCTCAGGGTGATGGTCGGCTCTTTCAGCAGGTTGATTGACCATAAGATCTGGCTGGGCATGAATATGGTCAGGCCCAGAGCCAGGCTCGCGATTTCCGTCCGGCCGGTCAGGCGCAGGGTGATCAGGAACACCAGCCAGCCCGACAGAACGCTCATCAGGACATTGGCCAGCATGGCCAGGAACGGGGAATAACCGAACAGGTAATGCAGCGCCCCGAAAAGCCAGTTGACCAGACTGTAGCCGTAAAAACCCGGCTGGAGGTGCGAGTTCTGGATCGGGCCAAAAGTGCCCAGAAAAGCCTGCTGAGCGTAATAGCTGACCATGAAGACCAGATTGCTGTCGCCGAAAAGTGTCACTACCCCTCCGGTGAAAGCGCTTTTTATCGCCAGGTACAGGATTACCGGAAGGCGGATGAAAAATCCGGCCAGAGCGAGACGCAGCGGCCAGGGCGAATCCAGTTGAGCGCACTTGTCCCGGACCAGACGGTACAGGAGGAAGCAGATCAGCACTCCGGCGGTCACGCCCGGCAGCAGTATCGCACCGGCGGCGAGGGCCGCGGCTGCCGTCAGAAGGGCTTTCTCAGGCTGATTGTATGGTTTCCAGGCAGGCACGGAGGGCCCCGGTGGTTGAAGAGTGCTTTTCGTTGGGGAGACAACTGTATCGGAACCGGCTTTGCCCACTGGCTTTGATTCATCCGCCGCCGCCGGTTCTGGCTCAATATAAGACAAGCCGCCGGTTGATTCCAGAATTACGCTATGCCGGATGGCAAGCCGTTCGCAATCTCTGTCTGTCCTGTTCCGGGTGTGAGTGGACATGAATGCAAGCCGGGAAAGGCTGAGAATCCTGCCCCTGGTCTCGGCCCAGGGAAAATACCCGCGCGGCTCCGACCCCTGGGTCCCGGCGCTGCGGCGCTCACTGTCCGGGCTCGACCCGGAGCGCACGGTTGTCCTTTCCAGCACCGGGCTGCCCGGCTGGGACCTGATAACTTTTCTGGCCGGGCGTCTGTGTCTGGCGGTCGAGCTGGTCCTTCCCGGCGCCGGCGAGCCGGAGGGGGTCAAGCCGGGGTTGGCCCTCGACTATGGACTGACGCCGGATAAGCTTACCGTATCGTTCTGCGGCTCGGGCGCTGGAAAGGCCGGCTGGATCGCCCGCGACCGTAGCCTTTTCGCTGCGGCCGACTGTCTGCTGCCGGTGTCGGTCCGTCCGGGGGGACGGCTGGAGGGGCTTGCGCGGGCGGCCGAGGCAGAGGGCAAAGAAATAAGGCGCGGCTTCGAGGCGCCTTGGAGCCCGCGCAACTGGAGGCCGCGCTACCGGCTCGACGGCTGCCCGCTCAATCCGGCGCTGCGCAACATTCTGAAAGGCCGCCTGACCCACTGGACGCACGCCTCGGCCGGGGCCTGGCCCGGCGAGCGTCCGGCGGACTTCCTGGCCGGCCTTCTGGCCCGCCCGGAGCACTACGTGCGGGATGCCGCGGCCACCCTGAGTCGTATCGCGGCCGAGATGCGCCTGCGCGGCTCCGGGCTGCACTTTCCCGCCCGGGAGCCGGGAGTGAGCCTCACCAGTCTGGAGCTGGAGGAGGTGCTGCCGCTGATGCGCTGGCGTCAACGCTACCTGCGCTACAGCCTGGAGCCTTTCGGGCTGGTGCTCGGGCGAGCCGCCGCCGTGGCTTGCGGGGCGAGGCCGGTGGAATACCTGGAGCGCGGACAATTGAGCCGCAACGCCGGGGAGAGGTTCTTCCAGCAGAGCCGTGGGGAGCGTACTCTCTGGAGCACGGAGCGGGAATGGCGACTGCGGGGCGATCTGGACCTTAACCTTTTCGCTCCCGGAGAGGTCCTCCTGCTGGCCGCCGACCCGCCCTCGGCGGCTGAGCTTCAAGCCGCTGCCGGGGGGAGGTTCGCCGTGGAGCCGGTTTTCACCGCCGGGGTCAGGGCGCGTCCGCGGGGTTGATTCCGGTGCTGTCCGGGGCCTGGGTCCCGAACGAATCCTGCGGTAAGCCCTGAAAGTCGGAAGCGTGGCGCACGCGGTAAAGCTTGTACTGGAACGGGAACCTCTGGGGCTCGTAGAGCGTGCTGTCCTCCGGGCTGAAACCCAGGCGTGTCATGAACCCGGGATCGATCACGTAATCCGCCTCGGATACTATCAGGCTGTCAATATCGAGCCCGCGGTACTGCAGCACGTGTGGTTCCACGCGGCCGGTAAGGTCCAGGACACGGCTGCCGGCGAGGAAACGGATCGCTCCAGGCTCGTAAGTCGCAACCACCGCCCCTGACGGCAGGTTCGTCCCGACCCATTTCGCCATGGAAACCGTACTGTAGAAGCACTGCGTGTTTAGCGACTGGTAAACTGCCTGGTAGAATATGACCGCGGACCCCTGAAGCACCACGACAGCCACCGTGGGCAGCACGGCCGCGGTGGCGGCCAGCAGCGCCGAGCGCCGTTGCAGCCGTTCCGAGATGTCGCGGATCATCAGCGCGGCCAGCACATAGACGAAAGCCAGGTCGAGCATGAAAAACCGGTCGGCCTCGCCTGTCTGTCTCGTCCCGGCGAGGCACAAGGCCAGGTGCAGTACGATGAACAGCGCCGGGACAGCCGCCGCCCTGAACCGGTGGACCAGCAGGGACCAGATCACCGGCAGCACGGCCCAGGGGAGAAAGTCGATCCAGCCGGGGGTCCCAGCCAGGCCGCCCAGCCCCTGGTACATCTGCTCCAGGCTTTGCGGTCCGCGCTGCACGGCCCAGTCGTACAGGAAAGTCAGGATTCCGGGACGTTCCGCCGCCGATCCGAGCATCGCCGCGGTGGGGTTGGGGAAAATAGTGCCGTTCTGGGAAATGCAGAACAGCATCCAGGGCAGCACCGGTACGGCGAAAGCGACCAGGGCCAGACGGAACGCGGAGCGGTCCTCCGGCGTGCCGCTGCGGCACTGGTTGCGTCTGCACCAGAGCGCCAGGCCTGCCAGGATCCAGCCGGCCGGCTGCGACAGCACGGCCAGGGCGGCGCAAAGCCCCAGCAGCGCGCCGGGCACCACGGGCTCCAGCACCAGCAGGGTGAGCGCCAGGCCGCTGAAAGCCAGGCTCAGCCCCCCCAGGCCCGAGGCCATGTTGAACCCCACTACGCCGCTGGAGAACCAGAACGCGGCCGCCACGAACGCCGCAGCCCTGACGCGCGGCACATCCCCGGCCAGGCGCAGGCTCAGCCGCCAGATCAGCCAGCCACAGCCGATAAAAAGAAACTTGCTCAGCACGGCGCTCGCCGCAAATGGGTCGAGGCTCAGGCGGCAGAACAGCGACAGCACCAGGGCGTAGAGCGGCGAATCGCTGCCCGCCGAGATCTCACCCGGATTGAAAGCGAAACGGAAAGAGTCGGCCATGTTGCCGGCCAGGACCAGATTGACGAACCCGGCGTCGAAAGGGAAAAGTTTCAGCAGGTGGAAACCTTCTGAGACGTAGAGGAACAGCAGGATCAGAAATCCAGGAGCGAGGGCTTTTTTCATTGTCACGCTTTCCGGTTCACGGTGGCGGCTGGCCGTGCTGTCTGCCTGGATACTTGCGATATATATAAAGGAGTGTTCAGGTTCTGTAAAGTGGCATGACAATGTCTCCGCCCCCTTGCGCCGGGGTGCGAATTTCGCCACCTTTCAGTTTTCGGCTGAGGTCTGAGGCTTTCGGTAAGCAAAGGAGAGGCAGATGAAAACAGGGTTCGCCGGTCTGGGGCTGATGGGCGCGTCGATGGCCGGCCATCTGGTGCGCGCCGGCCTGGAGGTGGCGGTGTACAACCGCACGCGTGAGAAAGCTCTGCCCCTGGAAAAGGCCGGGGCGGTTGTCTGCGACAGCCCGGCCGCGCTGGGCCGGCTCTGCGATGTGGTCATGCTCTGTGTGAGCGACACGCCGGATGTGCGCCAGGTGGTGCTGGGTGAGGATGGAGTGGCCTCAGGCATGGCCCCCGGCGGGCTGATTGTCGACCACTCTACGATCAGTCCCACGGCCAGCCGCGAGATCGCCGCCGAACTGGCCGCACGCGGGATCGGCTTTGTGGACGCCCCGGTGTCGGGCGGCACCAGCGGCGCGGCCGAGGGCACCCTGGTGACAATGATGGGCGGACGGGACTCTGACATCGCGCGCGCCCGCGAGGTGGTCCGGCATTACACCAGCCGCGCCGTGCATGTGGGCCCGGTCGGCCACGGCCAGTTGATGAAATGCTGCAATCAGGTGGTGACCGGCCTGCACGTGATCGCCCTGGCCGAGGGGTTCCGGTTCGCCCGCGGCCTGGGCCTGGATGAGAAAACCGCCTGGGAGACCCTGGACAGCGGCGCGGCCACCAGTTTCATCTGGCGCAAGTGGGGCGGACTGCTCAAAGAGGGCGACCTTCGCCCCGGGTTCAAGATCGGCCTGCACCTGAAAGACCTGCGCCTGGCCCTTCTGGAGTGCGAGCGCGCCGGGGTGGAGCTGCCCGGACTCAAGCTCACCGAGCATCAGTTCGAGAAAGCGGTCGAGATGGGATTGGGCGAGCTGGGGGACCAGGCCCTGGTGAAAATCCTCGAACCCGGGGGAAGAGCCTGAGCGTGGCTTTGCGGGTGTGGTCAGGATATTGTTCGGACACGTGAACGATATTAGTTTATCTCCGAGCGACTATCATACTCTGACCGCAAATCTCAACCAGAGGCGCACGATGTTATTCAAAGCCCCCCTAACCGGCCTGGGCCTGCTGCTTGTCCTGATCGCCTGCAGTTTCTCGCTCCTTAGCGCCCAGGATGAGTGGGGCCAGTTACAGGAGTTCGAGGACGGCGACCTGTCGCGCTGGAGCGTCACCGGCGGCGCGCTGGCCCTGGACAGTGTCTACGCCACCGAGCGCAAACACGACCTGCGGGTGGAGTTCCAGGCCGGGGGCGTGCTGAGTGTCGAGCTGGGCGGCCTCTGGCGCATGGAACAGATAATCCGCGAGAAAGCGGGCGATGAGGGAGGCGGCGGCTGGAAAATCCAGGAGGCGATCTTTGTCGACCTGTACAGTCCGGTCCCGCTCAGCCTGCGCCTCACTTTCCGCGACAGCCTGGGCGGCAGTTGGAGCACCCTGCGCACATTGAGCCAGGGCCTCAACCACGTTCAGTACCGGCGCGAGCAGCTGGCCGGGGTGGACTGGCTGGCCCTGCGGCGGGTGGAGTTCAGCCCCGCGGCCGCAGCCACGCTCTACCTGGACCACCTCCGCACCTGGGAGCACCAGCCCGAGCTGGACAGCCGCGGACGGATGGACATAGTCTACTCCGACTCGGTCCGGACTCCGCACGTGGCCTGGCAGCGGCCGGATGCGGCGGGCCCCTTGCGCGGGCTGTTCGTGCCGCGCGCTGGCAGCGGCCGGGTGATGGTGGAGTTGATGCAACGCTTCGAGCTGGAGCCGACCACTGTCACCTTCGAGCCGTCGCTGGGCCTGCACCGCTGGGCGTTCGGCGATTTCTACGGCACCCGCGCCCTCGAATACGACCATGTCACCGACAAGTTCAGTGTCTCCTACACCGCCCTGACCAGCGAGCTGGAGAGCCCCCGCCGGTTCGAGGTGATCGCCTTGCCCAACCTGCGCTCCTGGGCCGATACGCCGCCCGAGCTGCGTAAGGTCCTGCTCAAGCGCGTGGCCGAGGGCTGCGGCCTGGTTTTGTTCCAGCCCGTGGCCGGTGGGCCGGCCCCGGACCTGGAGGAGCTTTCGCCTCTGGCCGGACAGACCCGCCTGGAGCTGTACAGCCCGCGCGCCGCGGACCAGCCCGAGGAGCGTCCGGCCGGCCTCGCTCCCGGCGGCGGCGCCTGGAAAGCCGACGATCCCGCCCACTACATCACGCGCGGCATCCCGCTGGAGCTGATCCCGGCCGCGGACATCCACCACGTGCGCTACACCGCAAAGCCGGGAGCCAGAGTGCTGATCTCGGCGGCGGACGGCAGCCCGATCCTGGCCGTGGGCAGCTACGGCAAGGGTCGCGTGGCGGTGTTCGCCTGGGAGGACCAGGGCATGTTCCCCCGCGTGGACCGTCCCCTGGAAGACAAGAACGGCCTGCCGTACTGGGAGTATCTCTACGCCCTGACCGGACGCACCCTGCGCTGGGCCGCCGGGCGGGACGGCGCCGGGGGGTTCGGCGGCGTGGTCCTGGGAAAGGTGACAGGGGAGGGCCCGCTCGGGATTACCGGCGCCCTAACCTGCGCCCCCGGCGACAGCCTGCGCGTGGAAATCCGCGACCAGGAATACCGGGTGCTGGCCGAACGCAGGTTGCCCGCCTCCAGCGGCCCGCTGGAGCTGGCTTTCCCGGATCTGCCGTTCTGCACTCGGATGGTCGCCAACCTGTGGCTCACGCGCCGCGGCCGGGTGGTGGATTTCGCCTCCGCCGGGTGCAGCTTTTTCGGCTGGAACCGGATCGCATCCCTGGCCACCGGCCTGGACACCTACGAGCTGGGAGACACTGTCAGCGGGACAGTGCGCCTGGACCCGCACGGCCAACCCGCGCGGGTGGCCCTGGAGCTGAGCGACAACCGTGGCCGCACGCTGGCCGTGGACACGCTGAGCCTCGGTGCCGGGCAGCCTGGCACATTCTCTTTGCCGACCGCGCTCTGTCTGGCCCGCCGGGCCGTGGTCACCGCGCGGGTGCTGGACGGCAACGGCCGGGCCGTGCATTCGTCCCGCGCGGAGCTGTTCATCGACCGGCCCACGCCCTGGGATGACTACGAAGTGATGATGTACCGTTTCATGCCCCAGATCACGGCCGGGGAATGGCCGTTCCTGGACCGCTACATGGAGCGCCTGGGGGTGACCGCCTGGGCCGCCGTGCCGCCGGAGTTCGCTTTCCGCAGCAA of the bacterium genome contains:
- a CDS encoding glycosyltransferase family 39 protein, with translation MPAWKPYNQPEKALLTAAAALAAGAILLPGVTAGVLICFLLYRLVRDKCAQLDSPWPLRLALAGFFIRLPVILYLAIKSAFTGGVVTLFGDSNLVFMVSYYAQQAFLGTFGPIQNSHLQPGFYGYSLVNWLFGALHYLFGYSPFLAMLANVLMSVLSGWLVFLITLRLTGRTEIASLALGLTIFMPSQILWSINLLKEPTITLSLTFILYLFVEMIARRHWWRLLPIVALCLPLGQMRPQTHLLALGTVGLGCVLFIPRRVWPGVSILAAGGMALAVKLGPSRIEQLIRQVQASIIGYQNGFISTGGSYYVAIPYRLSYLGQGGDGGPMTAVETVQTYVKSIYYYLASPILTRNLNLSKIVIAPQIILWLALLVFCFVPGALWLLRYRKRESGILLLFLAIFTSAMALFTGNEGAALRQRDVLTPIFFIPIAVGYYNLTGWCSRRKRPRAKVLDLDSTSNNQPVPET
- a CDS encoding SIS domain-containing protein; its protein translation is MTVFIDEVNAQPRALRRLADFYSSVGAARLAAWHGLAGSSRELTFIGMGTSEHAAWLVHDRLAAAGPHPLILDAGEFLHYQLESFPRQGLFVLLSQSGESVETKQVTLALPRERTVVLTNSETSSMARAAGLCLPLLADPERSITNQTYLNTLGLLYLMAGGATGRLHTVADSLEPGLDPGRVSAAAEFIQPADCLHVIARGPSLAAARQLGLTLMEGARCKAAAFAAGAFRHGPFEVAGPGHQAIVMAARGRTESLCLGLAAELAAKGSRVLLLTDCESTPAGPNLFELRVPYHGEEHLFPLALAMVQAHLLDNIARLRGYEAGVFHSISKVTTKE
- a CDS encoding beta-galactosidase; translation: MLFKAPLTGLGLLLVLIACSFSLLSAQDEWGQLQEFEDGDLSRWSVTGGALALDSVYATERKHDLRVEFQAGGVLSVELGGLWRMEQIIREKAGDEGGGGWKIQEAIFVDLYSPVPLSLRLTFRDSLGGSWSTLRTLSQGLNHVQYRREQLAGVDWLALRRVEFSPAAAATLYLDHLRTWEHQPELDSRGRMDIVYSDSVRTPHVAWQRPDAAGPLRGLFVPRAGSGRVMVELMQRFELEPTTVTFEPSLGLHRWAFGDFYGTRALEYDHVTDKFSVSYTALTSELESPRRFEVIALPNLRSWADTPPELRKVLLKRVAEGCGLVLFQPVAGGPAPDLEELSPLAGQTRLELYSPRAADQPEERPAGLAPGGGAWKADDPAHYITRGIPLELIPAADIHHVRYTAKPGARVLISAADGSPILAVGSYGKGRVAVFAWEDQGMFPRVDRPLEDKNGLPYWEYLYALTGRTLRWAAGRDGAGGFGGVVLGKVTGEGPLGITGALTCAPGDSLRVEIRDQEYRVLAERRLPASSGPLELAFPDLPFCTRMVANLWLTRRGRVVDFASAGCSFFGWNRIASLATGLDTYELGDTVSGTVRLDPHGQPARVALELSDNRGRTLAVDTLSLGAGQPGTFSLPTALCLARRAVVTARVLDGNGRAVHSSRAELFIDRPTPWDDYEVMMYRFMPQITAGEWPFLDRYMERLGVTAWAAVPPEFAFRSNLELQAETRLDTEESQDGAGEVPYREQKKNYVATHDKKYLIRRYCLHDPSYLKEQKEIVQRQVKQFKRFSPLSYYCYEEPSLTHYGDAFDLCFGPHTLAAFRDWLKGQYGSLAALNAQWGAAFTSWDAVTPDDTPGAQARGNFSSWSDHRIFMEKSYADNYAYVRRMVREIDPEGRVMMTGTQRTVAQNGYDYYLLDQTIDHTQPYGEPERHKAFMRAGGKITGCTGYGVSGVKLDYELWGRLFAGHTAGSAIFWQFSTLDPDYRLCKSGADMLRIFGELRHGGVARLLTTAHWTPSEVVLFWSMPALHGSWIQDGRIVEQDGAPSAAFERWEFNYESWRWLLDDLGVPYRAMSWQMLEQGWLEKSGARVLVLPATIALSEKGTAAVRNFVQAGGAVIADAQPAVMDGHCKWLEKGGLDGLFGLSGQRARLIPTVGDYTEVRGAVHGLAVADSGVQPAGASRADYGPGLPGVLRGSVGQGRTFFLNAWLAGYGRLRQTGGGAEVRQGLAALLKDAGYKPLIELRPSAGGDLQAVRLTSYNLGQGYVLGLLKDYRSADPRQDLDLTLPAAGYQYDVRAGRYLGFGSVLRTDIAPGEVRLVASLPYRVSGLELKGPQTASRGQAVEFGATVLAAEGKEAGPHVLVARVFDPSGAAVDYYGKNLSAQNGQASFSLPLALSDTPGRWRVRVRDVVSGVSGQWAFQVQ
- a CDS encoding NAD(P)-dependent oxidoreductase, with the protein product MKTGFAGLGLMGASMAGHLVRAGLEVAVYNRTREKALPLEKAGAVVCDSPAALGRLCDVVMLCVSDTPDVRQVVLGEDGVASGMAPGGLIVDHSTISPTASREIAAELAARGIGFVDAPVSGGTSGAAEGTLVTMMGGRDSDIARAREVVRHYTSRAVHVGPVGHGQLMKCCNQVVTGLHVIALAEGFRFARGLGLDEKTAWETLDSGAATSFIWRKWGGLLKEGDLRPGFKIGLHLKDLRLALLECERAGVELPGLKLTEHQFEKAVEMGLGELGDQALVKILEPGGRA